A genomic region of Stigmatopora nigra isolate UIUO_SnigA chromosome 16, RoL_Snig_1.1, whole genome shotgun sequence contains the following coding sequences:
- the LOC144209324 gene encoding uncharacterized protein LOC144209324 isoform X3: MAELDLSLSDALVDSAPQQGQESRAERDFVAQLEAETYDDKIGETVCKTDYIPLLDNDDASAGSAVENGGQQAQGVQKPGCIMTTGGQTSMSQLEHQGEGQPHKADKQQQQFLADISGFSHSGSPGLNIEVGTTSFSPEKPPSIADPLQPAPIVGSEAPKGPHSPMLPEPQAPRSPLDMSAGALGDSWPDATGCLPTELLFTPSVTSVINRHINNLAMIHGDAPTTWPSRESTPYAGGDEREVEESDKKQKKKKKRRQKDEGSHEHLESKGHVEVHSQGEPELHHQRTETKRDSGDGGAWEEQIWKSGGRGKKGKSRKKIPEEWEVSPESFDSSSKSQIPQEVVKELRSSSQTSKDISFADDNTNQSSRKQESFIEEGLVPSPLAHDILSPETVSISPLVLNSELKATAAPFTMPSPSSAGPADSLLMAPSPGESFEMHIDTENTSLTDTVDSGVFDNTDFVQQPVIQVIPDADTPAFSPPSKPDLAPSPNGGVVASAPPLSPSDASWLLNNSHTTSSNSEQFDFSDISASTHSIPVELVFDTPSPAPLRSPKTTAQEFQIKEHDIENTDTSQSKKSRSSSSSSLKSPTASDAKQFPTQETTSVSPSSSPSLASFGIQASGLNPAAKPFFPSFADTVEQPSLVSPIIEENAAKSDQKKEKLEDKPKVDLIDPAEQKSVKVEFPTAAKVEKDVGKEKQTDFNLWQEPENFLHKEKEAVKVVEEKITVKVTADKESKNIPNEKEEMKAKEESEKVKEKLPEKVEEKPKEKEIEKVELVQQKMEKAGKDVQPHGPADKLIKTETFDTVEKSENVALKDEFKKKEVVGKHETKDESKITEKTEKTEVKDSREQHVESKVEKTPEQLPTPVKLDAAPDKAEKKADTAADVEEALKASAQTHQSEKAQKEDELAKLSEKPKETVKSLGEKEDKTKIVSDKKAVEKKDDKKDKVIKTDVTEKTTKAKPFTTNGSTAASSKELAGTDKKTKLAGATKPSTLSKTRPVTATAGTSSTTAPTKRPIPSSSISNIDKKTTTKAPSTATGVPKRPSTITTSRLSSSTTTRDIKTKAPIEKRPLVPKASTATSNQAGSSAATKNGTTTATSKMTTSTRTSLSTRTATTTTSRKPLVTKTDSQPIAERRPSTLKTSTADSTKPKTTTTRSSTSTTTTATASRARIAASKTTTSSSTTGAPTERKPLVPRAPRATSSLTTNTTTSTTRTTSRPGTAPAPDIHNARSKIGSTDNIKYQPGGGKVQIVSQKLDFSHVGARLGSKDNIKHVPGGGNVQILNKKVDLSKITSKCGSKDNIKHKPGGGVSKIESHKVNFKDKAQSKVGSMDNVSHSPGGGSVKAEGSQETGEGVGASSLAPGPESVQVGSPSAHENGLKNATPCNPEGLQQPQVLVSHIPETSI; this comes from the exons GTTGTATAATGACCACAGGAGGGCAGACATCAATGTCACAACTCGAACATCAGGGAGAGGGGCAGCCACACAAAGCTGACAAACAGCAGCAGCAATTTTTGGCAGACATATCAG GTTTCTCCCACTCTGGAAGCCCTGGGTTAAATATAGAGGTTGGGACTACATCTTTCAGTCCAGAGAAGCCTCCAAGTATCGCTGATCCTCTGCAGCCTGCACCCATAGTTGGCTCGGAGGCCCCTAAAGGTCCCCACAGCCCTATGCTGCCTGAACCACAAGCTCCACGCAGCCCCCTGGATATGTCAGCAG GTGCTCTAGGTGACTCCTGGCCAGACGCGACTGGTTGCCTCCCGACAGAACTCCTTTTCACCCCCAGTGTCACATCTGTGATCAATCGCCATATTAACAATCTTGCAATGATTCACGGTGACGCACCTACGACCTGGCCTAGCAGAGAAAGCACTCCTTACGCAGGTGGTGATGAAAGGGAAGTCGAGGAATCAgacaaaaaacagaagaaaaagaagaaaagaagacagAAAGATGAGGGCTCTCACGAACATCTGGAAAGCAAGGGTCACGTTGAAGTGCATTCACAGGGCGAACCAGAATTGCACCACCAAAGGACTGAAACCAAACGTGATAGCGGGGATGGTGGTGCCTGGGAGGAACAGATTTGGAAGAGTGGTGGACGgggtaaaaagggaaaaagtagGAAGAAGATTCCTGAGGAGTGGGAAGTGTCCCCAGAGTCTTTTGACTCTTCATCAAAAAGCCAGATCCCCCAAGAGGTTGTGAAGGAGCTTAGAAGTTCCTCACAAACAAGCAAGGACATTTCCTTTGCTGATGATAATACCAACCAGAGCTCACGGAAACAGGAAAGTTTCATAGAGGAAGGCTTGGTCCCTTCTCCACTAGCCCATGATATATTATCTCCCGAGACAGTTTCCATCAGTCCACTTGTCTTGAACAGCGAACTAAAAGCTACTGCAGCTCCATTCACTATGCCATCCCCTAGCAGTGCTGGGCCAGCTGACTCCTTGCTAATGGCTCCTAGTCCTGGTGAATCATTTGAGATGCACATTGATACTGAAAATACCAGCTTAACAGATACGGTTGACAGTGGGGTGTTTGACAACACTGATTTTGTCCAACAGCCTGTTATACAAGTCATACCTGATGCAGATACTCCTGCTTTCAGTCCTCCATCTAAGCCAGATTTGGCTCCTTCCCCAAATGGTGGAGTGGTTGCATCAGCTCCACCTCTTTCACCCTCAGATGCTTCATGGCTCCTGAATAACTCTCACACTACCAGCAGCAACAGTGAACAATTTGACTTCAGTGATATTAGCGCTTCCACTCATTCTATACCCGTAGAATTGGTATTTGACACCCCTAGTCCAGCCCCTTTACGCTCCCCCAAAACTACAGCACAGGAATTCCAAATAAAAGAGCACGACATTGAGAATACGGACACAAGTCAATCTAAGAAGTCTCGTTCGTCATCATCTTCCTCACTTAAGAGTCCCACCGCCTCAGATGCAAAGCAATTCCCAACCCAAGAAACAACAAGTGTCAGCCCCTCTTCCTCCCCATCACTTGCCTCTTTTGGAATTCAAGCATCTGGCCTTAACCCTGCAGCAAAGCCCTTCTTTCCGAGCTTTGCTGATACCGTGGAACAACCAAGCTTGGTTTCCCCCATCATCGAAG AAAATGCTGCCAAGTCAGACCAAAAAAAGGAGAAGTTGGAAGACAAGCCTAAAGTGGACCTCATTGATCCAGCTGAGCAAAAGTCAGTCAAGGTTGAATTTCCAACGGCAGCTAAGGTGGAAAAAGATgtaggaaaagaaaaacaaacagatttCAATCTGTGGCAGGAGCCTGAAAATTTTCTGCACAAGGAGAAAGAGGCAGTTAAGGTTGTTGAGGAAAAAATCACAGTGAAAGTTACAGCGGATAAAGAGTCTAAAAATATTCCTAATGAGAAAGAGGAAATGAAAGCAAAAGAGGAGTCTGAAAAAGTGAAAGAGAAGCTACCAGAGAAGGTTGAAGAAAAACCAAAGGAAAAAGAGATAGAGAAAGTGGAATTAGTCCagcagaaaatggaaaaagctGGTAAAGACGTCCAACCTCATGGACCTGCAGACAAACTGATAAAGACAGAGACATTTGACACGgtagaaaaatctgaaaatgtggCCTTGAAGGatgaatttaagaaaaaagagGTTGTGGGAAAACATGAGACAAAAGATGAGAGCAAAATTACTGAGAAGACTGAAAAGACAGAGGTGAAGGACAGCAGAGAGCAACACGTCGAATCCAAAGTGGAAAAGACCCCCGAGCAGCTGCCGACACCTGTCAAGCTTGATGCCGCTCCTGACAAGGCGGAAAAGAAGGCTGACACTGCAGCTGATGTGGAAGAAGCCTTGAAAGCTTCAGCCCAGACACACCAATCTGAGAAAGCTCAGAAAGAGGATGAACTAGCAAAATTATCAGAGAAGCCAAAAGAGACAGTAAAGTCGCTTGGTGAAAAGGAAGATAAGACGAAAATAGTCAGTGACAAAAAGGCAGTGGAGAAAAAGGATGACAAGAAGGACAAAGTTATAAAAACAGATGTCACTGAGAAGACCACAAAAGCAAAACCATTCACCACCAATGGGAGCACTGCAGCATCAAGCAAAGAATTGGCTGGAACAGACAAGAAAACAAAG CTTGCTGGGGCAACAAAACCAAGCACCCTCTCCAAAACACGGCCAGTCACAGCCACTGCTGGTACCAGTTCTACTACAGCACCTACTAAGCGCCCCATACCCTCTTCAAGCATATCCAATatagataaaaaaacaaccaccaaGGCTCCATCAACAGCCACTGGTGTTCCAAAGAGGCCCTCAACCATTACTACTAGCCGCCTTTCATCCTCTACCACTACACGTGATATTAAAACGAAG GCACCCATAGAAAAGCGTCCCCTCGTGCCAAAGGCCAGCACTGCCACCTCAAATCAAGCAGGTTCTTCTGCTGCGACCAAAAATGGGACAACCACCGCAACCAGTAAAATGACAACATCGACACGCACAAGTTTGTCAACTCGCACTGCGACCACCACGACATCCAGAAAGCCCCTGG tcacAAAGACAGACTCTCAACCAATTGCGGAGAGGAGACCAAGCACTCTAAAGACCTCCACAg CTGATTCCACCAAAcccaaaaccaccaccacaaGAAGCTCTACTTCTACCACTACGACGGCCACTGCCTCTCGCGCCCGAATTGCAGCCTCCAAAACAACTACATCTTCCAGCACTACTGGCGCACCGACAGAGAGGAAGCCCTTGGTACCCCGTGCTCCCAGGGCCACCTCCTCCTTAACAACTAACACAACAACCAGCACCACAAGGACCACGTCTCGTCCTGGTACCGCACCTGCCCCCGATATCCACAATGCCCGCTCAAAGATCGGCTCGACAGACAACATAAAGTATCAACCAGGGGGTGGAAAG GTTCAGATAGTCTCCCAAAAGTTGGACTTCAGTCACGTCGGTGCACGCTTGGGCTCCAAGGACAATATCAAGCATGTTCCTGGTGGAGGGAAT GTACAGATTCTCAACAAAAAGGTCGATTTGAGTAAGATAACCTCAAAGTGCGGCTCCAAGGACAACATCAAGCACAAGCCCG GTGGAGGTGTCTCAAAGATTGAGTCACACAAAGTCAATTTTAAGGACAAAGCTCAGTCCAAAGTGGGTTCTATGGACAATGTGAGCCATTCACCTGGTGGAGGAAGTGTCAAG GCTGAGGGGTCCCAGGAGACAGGTGAGGGTGTCGGGGCATCATCACTTGCCCCTGGACCAGAATCCGTGCAAGTGGGGAGTCCTTCCGCCCATgagaatggattaaaaaatgcaactccCTGTAATCCTGAAGGTCTCCAGCAGCCCCAGGTCCTGGTTTCCCACATCCCAGAGACAA GCATCTAA
- the LOC144209324 gene encoding uncharacterized protein LOC144209324 isoform X5, translating to MAELDLSLSDALVDSAPQQGQESRAERDFVAQLEAETYDDKIGETVCKTDYIPLLDNDDASAGSAVENGGQQAQGVQKPGCIMTTGGQTSMSQLEHQGEGQPHKADKQQQQFLADISGFSHSGSPGLNIEVGTTSFSPEKPPSIADPLQPAPIVGSEAPKGPHSPMLPEPQAPRSPLDMSAGALGDSWPDATGCLPTELLFTPSVTSVINRHINNLAMIHGDAPTTWPSRESTPYAGGDEREVEESDKKQKKKKKRRQKDEGSHEHLESKGHVEVHSQGEPELHHQRTETKRDSGDGGAWEEQIWKSGGRGKKGKSRKKIPEEWEVSPESFDSSSKSQIPQEVVKELRSSSQTSKDISFADDNTNQSSRKQESFIEEGLVPSPLAHDILSPETVSISPLVLNSELKATAAPFTMPSPSSAGPADSLLMAPSPGESFEMHIDTENTSLTDTVDSGVFDNTDFVQQPVIQVIPDADTPAFSPPSKPDLAPSPNGGVVASAPPLSPSDASWLLNNSHTTSSNSEQFDFSDISASTHSIPVELVFDTPSPAPLRSPKTTAQEFQIKEHDIENTDTSQSKKSRSSSSSSLKSPTASDAKQFPTQETTSVSPSSSPSLASFGIQASGLNPAAKPFFPSFADTVEQPSLVSPIIEENAAKSDQKKEKLEDKPKVDLIDPAEQKSVKVEFPTAAKVEKDVGKEKQTDFNLWQEPENFLHKEKEAVKVVEEKITVKVTADKESKNIPNEKEEMKAKEESEKVKEKLPEKVEEKPKEKEIEKVELVQQKMEKAGKDVQPHGPADKLIKTETFDTVEKSENVALKDEFKKKEVVGKHETKDESKITEKTEKTEVKDSREQHVESKVEKTPEQLPTPVKLDAAPDKAEKKADTAADVEEALKASAQTHQSEKAQKEDELAKLSEKPKETVKSLGEKEDKTKIVSDKKAVEKKDDKKDKVIKTDVTEKTTKAKPFTTNGSTAASSKELAGTDKKTKLAGATKPSTLSKTRPVTATAGTSSTTAPTKRPIPSSSISNIDKKTTTKAPSTATGVPKRPSTITTSRLSSSTTTRDIKTKAPIEKRPLVPKASTATSNQAGSSAATKNGTTTATSKMTTSTRTSLSTRTATTTTSRKPLVTKTDSQPIAERRPSTLKTSTADSTKPKTTTTRSSTSTTTTATASRARIAASKTTTSSSTTGAPTERKPLVPRAPRATSSLTTNTTTSTTRTTSRPGTAPAPDIHNARSKIGSTDNIKYQPGGGKVQILNKKVDLSKITSKCGSKDNIKHKPGGGVSKIESHKVNFKDKAQSKVGSMDNVSHSPGGGSVKAEGSQETGEGVGASSLAPGPESVQVGSPSAHENGLKNATPCNPEGLQQPQVLVSHIPETSI from the exons GTTGTATAATGACCACAGGAGGGCAGACATCAATGTCACAACTCGAACATCAGGGAGAGGGGCAGCCACACAAAGCTGACAAACAGCAGCAGCAATTTTTGGCAGACATATCAG GTTTCTCCCACTCTGGAAGCCCTGGGTTAAATATAGAGGTTGGGACTACATCTTTCAGTCCAGAGAAGCCTCCAAGTATCGCTGATCCTCTGCAGCCTGCACCCATAGTTGGCTCGGAGGCCCCTAAAGGTCCCCACAGCCCTATGCTGCCTGAACCACAAGCTCCACGCAGCCCCCTGGATATGTCAGCAG GTGCTCTAGGTGACTCCTGGCCAGACGCGACTGGTTGCCTCCCGACAGAACTCCTTTTCACCCCCAGTGTCACATCTGTGATCAATCGCCATATTAACAATCTTGCAATGATTCACGGTGACGCACCTACGACCTGGCCTAGCAGAGAAAGCACTCCTTACGCAGGTGGTGATGAAAGGGAAGTCGAGGAATCAgacaaaaaacagaagaaaaagaagaaaagaagacagAAAGATGAGGGCTCTCACGAACATCTGGAAAGCAAGGGTCACGTTGAAGTGCATTCACAGGGCGAACCAGAATTGCACCACCAAAGGACTGAAACCAAACGTGATAGCGGGGATGGTGGTGCCTGGGAGGAACAGATTTGGAAGAGTGGTGGACGgggtaaaaagggaaaaagtagGAAGAAGATTCCTGAGGAGTGGGAAGTGTCCCCAGAGTCTTTTGACTCTTCATCAAAAAGCCAGATCCCCCAAGAGGTTGTGAAGGAGCTTAGAAGTTCCTCACAAACAAGCAAGGACATTTCCTTTGCTGATGATAATACCAACCAGAGCTCACGGAAACAGGAAAGTTTCATAGAGGAAGGCTTGGTCCCTTCTCCACTAGCCCATGATATATTATCTCCCGAGACAGTTTCCATCAGTCCACTTGTCTTGAACAGCGAACTAAAAGCTACTGCAGCTCCATTCACTATGCCATCCCCTAGCAGTGCTGGGCCAGCTGACTCCTTGCTAATGGCTCCTAGTCCTGGTGAATCATTTGAGATGCACATTGATACTGAAAATACCAGCTTAACAGATACGGTTGACAGTGGGGTGTTTGACAACACTGATTTTGTCCAACAGCCTGTTATACAAGTCATACCTGATGCAGATACTCCTGCTTTCAGTCCTCCATCTAAGCCAGATTTGGCTCCTTCCCCAAATGGTGGAGTGGTTGCATCAGCTCCACCTCTTTCACCCTCAGATGCTTCATGGCTCCTGAATAACTCTCACACTACCAGCAGCAACAGTGAACAATTTGACTTCAGTGATATTAGCGCTTCCACTCATTCTATACCCGTAGAATTGGTATTTGACACCCCTAGTCCAGCCCCTTTACGCTCCCCCAAAACTACAGCACAGGAATTCCAAATAAAAGAGCACGACATTGAGAATACGGACACAAGTCAATCTAAGAAGTCTCGTTCGTCATCATCTTCCTCACTTAAGAGTCCCACCGCCTCAGATGCAAAGCAATTCCCAACCCAAGAAACAACAAGTGTCAGCCCCTCTTCCTCCCCATCACTTGCCTCTTTTGGAATTCAAGCATCTGGCCTTAACCCTGCAGCAAAGCCCTTCTTTCCGAGCTTTGCTGATACCGTGGAACAACCAAGCTTGGTTTCCCCCATCATCGAAG AAAATGCTGCCAAGTCAGACCAAAAAAAGGAGAAGTTGGAAGACAAGCCTAAAGTGGACCTCATTGATCCAGCTGAGCAAAAGTCAGTCAAGGTTGAATTTCCAACGGCAGCTAAGGTGGAAAAAGATgtaggaaaagaaaaacaaacagatttCAATCTGTGGCAGGAGCCTGAAAATTTTCTGCACAAGGAGAAAGAGGCAGTTAAGGTTGTTGAGGAAAAAATCACAGTGAAAGTTACAGCGGATAAAGAGTCTAAAAATATTCCTAATGAGAAAGAGGAAATGAAAGCAAAAGAGGAGTCTGAAAAAGTGAAAGAGAAGCTACCAGAGAAGGTTGAAGAAAAACCAAAGGAAAAAGAGATAGAGAAAGTGGAATTAGTCCagcagaaaatggaaaaagctGGTAAAGACGTCCAACCTCATGGACCTGCAGACAAACTGATAAAGACAGAGACATTTGACACGgtagaaaaatctgaaaatgtggCCTTGAAGGatgaatttaagaaaaaagagGTTGTGGGAAAACATGAGACAAAAGATGAGAGCAAAATTACTGAGAAGACTGAAAAGACAGAGGTGAAGGACAGCAGAGAGCAACACGTCGAATCCAAAGTGGAAAAGACCCCCGAGCAGCTGCCGACACCTGTCAAGCTTGATGCCGCTCCTGACAAGGCGGAAAAGAAGGCTGACACTGCAGCTGATGTGGAAGAAGCCTTGAAAGCTTCAGCCCAGACACACCAATCTGAGAAAGCTCAGAAAGAGGATGAACTAGCAAAATTATCAGAGAAGCCAAAAGAGACAGTAAAGTCGCTTGGTGAAAAGGAAGATAAGACGAAAATAGTCAGTGACAAAAAGGCAGTGGAGAAAAAGGATGACAAGAAGGACAAAGTTATAAAAACAGATGTCACTGAGAAGACCACAAAAGCAAAACCATTCACCACCAATGGGAGCACTGCAGCATCAAGCAAAGAATTGGCTGGAACAGACAAGAAAACAAAG CTTGCTGGGGCAACAAAACCAAGCACCCTCTCCAAAACACGGCCAGTCACAGCCACTGCTGGTACCAGTTCTACTACAGCACCTACTAAGCGCCCCATACCCTCTTCAAGCATATCCAATatagataaaaaaacaaccaccaaGGCTCCATCAACAGCCACTGGTGTTCCAAAGAGGCCCTCAACCATTACTACTAGCCGCCTTTCATCCTCTACCACTACACGTGATATTAAAACGAAG GCACCCATAGAAAAGCGTCCCCTCGTGCCAAAGGCCAGCACTGCCACCTCAAATCAAGCAGGTTCTTCTGCTGCGACCAAAAATGGGACAACCACCGCAACCAGTAAAATGACAACATCGACACGCACAAGTTTGTCAACTCGCACTGCGACCACCACGACATCCAGAAAGCCCCTGG tcacAAAGACAGACTCTCAACCAATTGCGGAGAGGAGACCAAGCACTCTAAAGACCTCCACAg CTGATTCCACCAAAcccaaaaccaccaccacaaGAAGCTCTACTTCTACCACTACGACGGCCACTGCCTCTCGCGCCCGAATTGCAGCCTCCAAAACAACTACATCTTCCAGCACTACTGGCGCACCGACAGAGAGGAAGCCCTTGGTACCCCGTGCTCCCAGGGCCACCTCCTCCTTAACAACTAACACAACAACCAGCACCACAAGGACCACGTCTCGTCCTGGTACCGCACCTGCCCCCGATATCCACAATGCCCGCTCAAAGATCGGCTCGACAGACAACATAAAGTATCAACCAGGGGGTGGAAAG GTACAGATTCTCAACAAAAAGGTCGATTTGAGTAAGATAACCTCAAAGTGCGGCTCCAAGGACAACATCAAGCACAAGCCCG GTGGAGGTGTCTCAAAGATTGAGTCACACAAAGTCAATTTTAAGGACAAAGCTCAGTCCAAAGTGGGTTCTATGGACAATGTGAGCCATTCACCTGGTGGAGGAAGTGTCAAG GCTGAGGGGTCCCAGGAGACAGGTGAGGGTGTCGGGGCATCATCACTTGCCCCTGGACCAGAATCCGTGCAAGTGGGGAGTCCTTCCGCCCATgagaatggattaaaaaatgcaactccCTGTAATCCTGAAGGTCTCCAGCAGCCCCAGGTCCTGGTTTCCCACATCCCAGAGACAA GCATCTAA